ATGCTTTATTTAGATAATAACTTCTCTTGACTTGGTTGAAAAGAGATTGGGCGATCAGAAGTGTATCCGAAATGGTACAAGATTGCTTTCACAATTCTTTCTGACGCCTTTCCATCTCCATATGGATTAGCTGCCTGAGCCATTTGTTCATAAGCTACTGGATTGGTTAACAATTCATTCGCCATATCATATACCTGTTGCTCATCTGTGCCTGCCAATTTCAACGTACCAGCCACGATGCCTTCTGGACGTTCTGTGGTATCGCGCAAGACAAGTACTGGTACTCCAAGAGAAGGAGCTTCTTCTTGTACTCCACCCGAGTCAGTCAAAATTAAGTGAGCGTGACGAGCAAAATTGTGGAAATCAAACGCATCTAATGGATCCATTAGGTGAATACGATCATGATTACCCAAGAACTCCTGAGCCACTTCCTGCACCGCTGGGTTTAGATGCACAGGATAAACCACGGCAATCTCTTCATGCTCATCTACCAATTTGCGAACCGCCCGGAAGATACGGCGCATTGGGTCACCTAGATTTTCACGACGATGGGCTGTCATCAATACCATCTTTTTGCCTACTACCTTATCTAGCACAGGATGCTGATAGTCAGACTTCACGGTTGTCTGTAGTGCATCAATCGCTGTATTCCCTGTAACATAGATTGATTGCTCTTGCTTATTCTCACGACGTAAATTATCAGCCGAACCTTCTGTTGGTGCAAAATGAAGATCAGCCATAACTCCTGTCAATTGGCGATTCATCTCTTCCGGGAATGGAGAATACTTGTCCCACGTGCGAAGTCCAGCTTCAACATGTCCAATCGCTACCTGGTTATAAAAGGAAGCCAGACTTGCAACGAAGGTTGTAGAGGTGTCGCCATGTACGAGTACGATATCTGGTTGTGCTTCTTTGATCGCTTTATCTAAGCTTTCTAATGCGCGGGTTGTGATGTCGATCAAAGTTTGACGATCCTTCATAATATTTAAATCCATGTCAGGCGTGATCTGGAAAATCTCCAGAACTTGGTCCAACATTTGTCGATGTTGAGCTGTAACGCATACGATAGATTCAATTTGCTCGTTATGTTTTTTTAACTCATGAACAAGTGGAGCCATCTTAATCGCTTCCGGTCTTGTCCCGAATACCGTCATTACTTTTATCTTTTTCATCAAACAAGACACCCCCTATTTCGTTCCGTATAAACGGTCACCGGCATCTCCTAATCCAGGAATAATATAGCCGTGATCGTCCAGATATTCATCTACTTTCGCTACGAAGATATCTACGTCTGGATGTTCGTCTTGGATTACCTTAATTCCTTCTGGAGCAGCGATCAAACACATTAATTTGAGGTTCTTAGCACCGCGTTTTTTCAGAGCTTCAATAGCAGCCACAGCAGAACCGCCTGTTGCTAGCATAGGATCAATGACAATCAATTCGCGCTCAGCAACATCGGTTGGTAATTTTACATAGTATTCTACTGGTTGCAGCGTTTCGGGATCACGATACAGCCCTACATGTCCTACTTTTGCGGCAGGAATTAATTTCAGTACGCCATCAACCATACCTAATCCAGCACGCAAAATTGGTACTAGCCCTACTTTTTTACCTGCAATTACGTTGGATTTACAAGTTGCTACTGGTGTTTGGATTTCTACTTCTTCCAAAGGCATATCTCTGGTAATTTCATATGCCATGAGAGTTGCTACTTCATCTACTAACTCACGGAATTCTTTTGTTCCTGTATTTTTATCACGAATAAACGTCAACTTATGCTGAATCAAAG
This is a stretch of genomic DNA from Brevibacillus laterosporus DSM 25. It encodes these proteins:
- the upp gene encoding uracil phosphoribosyltransferase; its protein translation is MSRVYVFDHPLIQHKLTFIRDKNTGTKEFRELVDEVATLMAYEITRDMPLEEVEIQTPVATCKSNVIAGKKVGLVPILRAGLGMVDGVLKLIPAAKVGHVGLYRDPETLQPVEYYVKLPTDVAERELIVIDPMLATGGSAVAAIEALKKRGAKNLKLMCLIAAPEGIKVIQDEHPDVDIFVAKVDEYLDDHGYIIPGLGDAGDRLYGTK
- the wecB gene encoding non-hydrolyzing UDP-N-acetylglucosamine 2-epimerase, giving the protein MKKIKVMTVFGTRPEAIKMAPLVHELKKHNEQIESIVCVTAQHRQMLDQVLEIFQITPDMDLNIMKDRQTLIDITTRALESLDKAIKEAQPDIVLVHGDTSTTFVASLASFYNQVAIGHVEAGLRTWDKYSPFPEEMNRQLTGVMADLHFAPTEGSADNLRRENKQEQSIYVTGNTAIDALQTTVKSDYQHPVLDKVVGKKMVLMTAHRRENLGDPMRRIFRAVRKLVDEHEEIAVVYPVHLNPAVQEVAQEFLGNHDRIHLMDPLDAFDFHNFARHAHLILTDSGGVQEEAPSLGVPVLVLRDTTERPEGIVAGTLKLAGTDEQQVYDMANELLTNPVAYEQMAQAANPYGDGKASERIVKAILYHFGYTSDRPISFQPSQEKLLSK